TTCAGCCGTGGAAAAGCACTGCATCTCGCCATCGATAAACAACATTGGTTCCAGATAGAAGGACCCGCATCAGATGCGGTTCTAATTTTGCTCGCTGCTTATTACCACGTTTTGGATTGAAATCTGTTTCAGTAAAAATGTGAAGTCAACCctataatttcttttaatCAACTTGCTCGGACTAGTCGGCGAAGATTCTTGGACTGCTACACGAATGTTTTACAACATGCTTGATAAAGTGAAGCAAACCCGAAAAGTCAAAAAGTCCTCACTGGAAAAGAAGCAAGAATGACCTACCTACTTAAATTGAAACCTGAGATGCCAGAAACAGAAACCAAAAGCCGCCAACGAAGTGGATGTTGGATTAGGAGCAAATCTTCGAGCAACGCTCCCAGCATGGCATAAAAGACTAGGGAACGTCTGTTGTTATTAGAATTTGTGTATTACCGTGTTTTTTTGTAGTTGGGATAAAGAATTAGAACGAGATAAGATGGAAGTGCGAATTCACTACAGTAAAGTGggaagcaaagaaaaaagaaagaacagaCTTCCTGCTATGTACATGAAGAAAGAAGACAAACATTGGTATAACATATAGTAGATAGTACACACGAAAAATTCTGCAGCTAAAACAAGGTCAAATTGAATGTTAAAAACAACATCGCCGAATACCATAGCCTCACGAAGATGATCAACAAAGGATTCAACAAAGGTCTCACAACTTAACAgaaaatcaaactattcataCTGGATTATGTTGAATATGTGAACTAGCCAAATTCCATTGCCAACCAAAACCATTGACACTACTCAAATTGGTGACATAATACACACAGATGTTTGGGGCCCATCACAAGCCTTGGTGGTACTAATTATTTCGTGTTATTTAAGGACGACTTTACCGCCACTTAACcgaatattttaacataaaatatgattttatgaaaaaatgaaatatcccAAACGAGCGTACCCTTTTTCGCCTCTACGAAGCCATGGTCCTCGaccaaattgaaaacaaaattcgtgTACTCTGGAGTTATGGTGATGGAgaacattttggaaaaaagtttgaagatTACCTTGAAACTAAAGGAATTAGATATGAAAGCAGTATAATCCAGCCCAAATTGGTGCTTATTGTTCGACAAGCGACAATAAGGGAATcatattgaagaaaaatgggggggggggggttcgatCATAAAGATGCCAAGTCGCCACACACAGGGGAAAAATTTCCAACAACCGTATGAGCATCTCCGATTCAACGGGGACTTTTCACACGCCAACATAACTTTTTTCTGTTACAGTTCAGCCTTCAACTTCAATGTGTAACATTATGCAGCCAGTAAGCTGTGGAATGAGTGCCTCAAAACGACTCCTCAGTAAACGTGTAGGTTCCGAACCTTTAAATAGCGATAGTGTTTTGCATAAATATGCCCGTTCGAACAGTGTGACAGGAATTGTCGAAGAAGTAACCAAGTGCGACATCAATATTAAAAACAGTAGACTGGAGACACCGTTAACTGTTTAACTGCCAAGCACTACGCCTGCCGTGTCGTCGCCAAACTTGTCCAACTAGGAGCCAAAGTAAATTAACGAGATAATCAAACCAATCCCCCCTGTGGTTGACCACTTTCATGTCGAAATGGCACTGTCGACACCTGCAGCTGCCCAGTCGATTTCATAAGTCATCGGAAGGACAGCAGCGGTGAAACACTAAGTCAGTAaggtttttcacttttttaaagTGCAGAAACTCGAGCACTTGTATTTGCATCGGTAGAGGAGGGAAACGCGTTCAAGGCTAAACCACTTATCGAGCTACGGAAGAAATAAACGGAAAGCAAGCAcggaaatttgttaatttttaaaatttacgatAGTTGTGAagcgaaaacaacattttaaaaaattaactttataGTTAAGGCCAAGAGGATAATGTTCACTAAAAAATTAAGATGGAAATAAGCTAACTTACATATGAAAAACGAGACGGCACTATGCGAATTTCACTCTCATGGTTTGAGCTTCGGCAAAGTATATAAAGGGGTGATTGTGGTAAACAATTCGATTGGATAAATTCAATAAACCGACTCATTCTCTCAATGAGATATCaggttgaaattttattttgaaaattattgcaaAGTTCTATACAGGACTTTTCAAATTATATAGGAGGAAATTGTTAATTATTAATCGGGGTCATTAGGACTATTCTATATTATTAGGACTTTTCTATATTATAGGTCATTTGGACCTGCATAGTTTTATGTGCTGGTTGATACAAacacaattttgaaataaggTACGTACAAGTAGCCTGATGTGCAATACTTCCTGTTCCTTACCTTTGCAAATTTTAGGTCATTAATGGATGAGGCGACCACCATCTCAcctgaaaaaatatttggattattttggattaattaaataaatagtcAACCAAGAAGCCCGTAAACAAAGCATCATTTTTAATCTCGCATACAGTACCTTGACAATTGTCTTGGAAATAGTTAAAGCAATACTGCATAAGAAATACAGATGAAATCAGGTATCTGTTTtccaatataaaaaaattaaaatgtttccgGTTGTTACCTTCAAAACCTAAACGtcacaagaatgttttccataTCTACCTTATTGCCGTGCATGTTATTCAGATGGGTCGTTTGTGAATAGGAATACATATTTGGATgttgcatttaaaaatttcagtcTCGTAATCATaatgaaaattcattttctagaaACACTACAAAAGTACAAATCATTGGCGGTATAATTGATACAAATCATCACAATTACGATCAATGGCGGATGACAACTATTAACAAATAAGAGTGGCCAGATAAAATGtcagaatttgtttttctaacaATATTTAATCGTGCTtttagttgaaagaaaattttttcaattatttcgttGTTTGAGTTATAACATTCAAACTATTTCCAAAAAGGGAATAATGAAATTACAATGAACATTTCCTAAAATTTGTAATATGTGTTTAGGGAATGAGGAAGTGTTTATGGAACTCAAGTTGATACACCATTACAAGAATTAGGTTTTTCGTCAGCTGGATTCCTCATTCTCTCGACAACTTTTATACGTGAATTGTTACATTATCGGGAAATATCtacatataattttattagAATTTCTGTCATCTCCGTCTAGTTGTTTGGATTCACTTTTGGCAAACTGaaaggtaatttttatttttttatgctcaaaatttctgatcaaCTTTATTGTCCATTATATAATGCGTCACAGGTGCAGACCAATGTTACTcccccacgccattttttataTAGTTATTTGAATTTCTGTCATCGCCGTCTAGTTGTTTGTATTCCCTTTTGACAAActgaaaagtatttttttggcctaataaaattttcaatttaaacggAGAACCACATTTGTGGAAAGACGGCGAGTGGATTCCAATAAAGCCATCGACTCATCTTTCTACCCTTAGCCTTAGAGCAAAATTCGAAGAATTGGAAGACAACGAAGCTCAATATTTAATCAACTCCCACGACATTTTTGATAGACCGGAGTATGAAGCAATAATTTCAGTGAACGAAATAGTCAGCAAAATCCacgaatcaaattcaaaaggcTTGTCAGCGATAATAGTGAACGAGCATGAAGAGTCTCGTCACTGGAACCTCCAGGGATGGACATCGAAACTCCAGGCATCATTAATCTCAGTCATTGCCGCGTCTCTATTCTCCATAATTGCACTTAGTATAATTTGGTAATATAAGTCAAATATGATTAGACTGAGAGAAATCCTGGAAGATCTTCCCATTCGGCTGCAAGAAAGACGGCGCCAGCAAGCCAATATGCTGACCGAGTAAAGCGAACGGAAATCGGGTGTCGGTTGGCGTTAGTACAGTGTCCTTTACGCAGCTGTCAATCGTACATCAAAAAATTAAcagacaagttttttttcccacacGCACCCACAACCCCTTTTATGTCAGTACAGCTTTGACTTCAGCGTATAACAGTGCCCAAATTTTTGTGTCGCGGACAAGTAGTGAAATGAGTGACCGAAGTAAACTTCTGACCAATAGGCGTTGTGGTACCGAACCACTGAACGGCGAAAGCGTGTTTCATAACTGCGCCCGTACAAATAGTGCAAATGGAATCGACAACGCCGTGTCAGCTGGCCCCGAGAACGTTACAATCAATCGACAGGAGAAAGCGTTGATCGTCGCCGCACAGCACACAGCCTGCCGCGAGATGGCCGCGTTGTTCTGGCTAAGAGCGGAAATCAATCTACAGGACAAGGAAGGTAACACAGCTCTGCATTATGCCGTTTGGACCGTGTCGGAAAAAGCGGATGAGATTCTCTCGACCGCTGCAGCGGATTTTAACATCCTTAATTCCGACGGGCAAACGGCGGTGCACTTGCTGGCTCTCGCAAACCATTTTAAATTAGCTAAACTGATATGTAGAAAGTTgcctcttttaaaaatttgatttaatcgaCCGCAACGAATACGATCCGTTCATTGTGGCTGTCGTACACGGCAGCCTTAGAATGGTAGATTACTTTCTCCATTTAGGTTACGATCCAACGACTAGAACGCGTTTAAATGAGACACCTTTCCACATAGCTattgaattaaataatttttcaatgatTAAATTACTTGCTAGAACACCGCAAATTAATAATATTGACAACAACGGCCACAGCGCCTTGAAAAATGCCGTCGGACGCGGAATCGAAACACCAGTTGACGTTCTCTTGCAACAAGACGCAAATATTACACAGTTAGACAAAGCGGGAAATTCCATGTTACATATTGCATGTACCGGAAAATCAGCAAATATCTTACGCCATATGTTCgaacattttttggatttaaatATTCGTAATTCAGCAGGTGAAATTCCACTACACCTAGCATGTGCACTGAATAATGCAGCCGTAGTTACCGAGCTATGTGCGCGTAGGGCCAATATCACAGCGCAGGACAGCAGCAGGCGGACACCGTTGATGTCAGCAATAATGTCAGGAAGTCAGCGGTCCGCACTCGTGCTGTTAAAATGGGAATTTGTCAGGGAAAAAGACCTACTCGAATTGTCAGACGAAAACGACATGAACGCGCTACaatattgtattttatttaatgaCCAATCGACAGCGGCCAGAATTAGAGCGGTCGAGTTGGCACTGCTTAACGCCCAACGCGCTACCCCACCGACGCAAAACCTTTATTTAAATGCGGGCGACACTTCACCGCCAGTTTTCATAACTACCGATCCCCTAGAAATCACGCAAGACGAATAAACAGGGACGATCTTTCTCTTACTTGTATTACATTACCTCAGTGGCTTACGCGAATCCTAGACGTTGAAAACTGTTTTTCATACAGTcaagaataaattaatttaagttgaattggaaaaattaccCCCAAGTTTagcaaattttgtttgtttgttggttttcgCCCCTAAAGTATTTGTAGCTCCAGGAGTTATCTCGTCCCGCGGTACATTTTGAGAAACCGAAAACTGCACCTGGGGGTAGGTCGGCAGTCGTTGGCAAGGCCAGCCGATTTGGCCCACCtttctgcatttttttttcttttctcccagtTAACACATTTTTCCCCTTCGTATTATTATGCGTACTTGTATTATGCGAAGCTTTTCGATTTTTTACGGAAAAAGTGACATATTTCATTTCTTCGAGCGTTTTTAGGGTTAACTGTGTTGCGAATGGTTTCCTGATGTGGCCGACGATGATCACTGgtcaggatttttttttccaataacGCTCCTCCGAAAAGGTTCAATTCACCCCAGTTTAactattatttttctctctctcttactcGCTAGAACGATtacgtttcattttttggataaCCTTCAGGGCCGTCAGCATTACTGGGAATTCCCAAAAATCTATCTAAAATTGCGGGCTTGGGAAGACAGTCATTAGGAAACTCGTTCCCCTCACTACTTATAGAGTGATTAGTGCAGACGTTGACGGTGCGTTTTCCATATTGATATCCAGGCAACTTTTGGTTTACGCATTGCAAATGTGTGAACAATTTTTCGCGGTTATATGGGGGATATGCAGCGTTTGTGTCTGAGGGTGTTAATAAACCCAACCGATCTTTAAGTTTTTCAatcaccagaaaaaaaaggttttttttcccagtAGTCGTTCGGCCTACAGGCCCCTAGTTTATTATTCCCTCCAGTTAATTGCATAGAGTGTCTTAGGCGTTAAATACTTCGCTTACGCCcgttaaaaatcattttgtgCTTGCTTAAATTTGGCAAAGAcgcgaaataaaattttcgacCCGTTGATGATTAATGATATCGACCTGGCGGCCGTAACGATGAACGGCATGCAGACGCAAACATCGGTTGAATTTTTCGTGCCACgtgtgagaaaaataaaatcaaacggGAAATACGACGTTAAGACGTGACGGCGTTATCATTACCGTATAACTATTAGTGTGATGTAATCTTACACGCCATTTTACATGCCTTTATTTCGGCCACTCGgttgatcgaaaaaaaaaacagtttagaTTATCCATCTCACCTACGGTGTCAGttggaaaatgacaaaaaaccGTCGGCAAAATGAGCACTTAGGCGTTTGGGATTTAAATAGTTGAAGCATCAGACAGATGTATTGACATCCGGTCAATAATGTCACGAGGAACTAGGGCTTACGGCCGGTTCTTCGTACAGGACACCCATCATTGGGTTTCACTTGTAACTAGTGCACGAGGAACTAGGGCTCACGGCCGGTTCCTCGTATACCCCTCATTGGGTTTCCTTCCCAGCTAGAAAGGTTATCAGACGTGTTAGGCCTAAACAGACATGTGTATGGCCTGGCCATCAGGGAACCATGTAACTGTAGCAGTGTTCTTGATGGGTTTGGGTAGTTGGTCGCTTTCCCTTAAATAGACGGGGAAAGTgtgccttctctctctctttctctctctctttctgcttCTAGACGTGTTCAGTTGTAGTGCTTACCAAATACACGCCTGTCAAAGTGACATTGTCACAATAATAATATCCGTCTTTCCATAACTCCTTCTTTCCATAACATGTTGAGCAAGCATGTTCCTAGTTCGAGTCCGGGGGCGGgcaaaaaattttcgaaaaaaaggctCTCAGGTACCGCGAAATAAAATAGGGGTGATCCC
The sequence above is drawn from the Daphnia pulicaria isolate SC F1-1A chromosome 1, SC_F0-13Bv2, whole genome shotgun sequence genome and encodes:
- the LOC124323170 gene encoding ankyrin repeat and death domain-containing protein 1B-like, which codes for MSDRSKLLTNRRCGTEPLNGESVFHNCARTNSANGIDNAVSAGPENVTINRQEKALIVAAQHTACREMAALFWLRAEINLQDKEGNTALHYAVWTVSEKADEILSTAAADFNILNSDGTPQINNIDNNGHSALKNAVGRGIETPVDVLLQQDANITQLDKAGNSMLHIACEIPLHLACALNNAAVVTELCARRANITAQDSSRRTPLMSAIMSGSQRSALVLLKWEFVREKDLLELSDENDMNALQYCILFNDQSTAARIRAVELALLNAQRATPPTQNLYLNAGDTSPPVFITTDPLEITQDE